The Cryptomeria japonica chromosome 2, Sugi_1.0, whole genome shotgun sequence region tgctgtttgtctcatatgctcggtgacagtcttactgctcggtttgaactgtttaatcggtgagctttactgaatgctcggtataggctgtagactgagtgatgagctcggtaaccattcaaaatcgaataagtgtattcactaatgagaaatatatcattattccaacataattgatatatctgctattctggtatttggtttatgcattctagtaaaaggttttgtgtgcttaaagttttataatcggttaacaactgattcacccctccccctctcagttgttcaccggttatcctaacaattgtcTTATGCATATTATTGAGGTCATTTTACCTAGTATGCATGCTCTCAACACATGGTATTCTTTCTACATGGATTCATCACTTACTATTCCTCATTTTGAAAACTCATATAGTTCTCTACTAGAACGTCATCTCAAACTTCACATAAAATAGAAAGGCTTGCCCAACAAGGTAGGATTTCTTTCTACATCTTCCATATTAATTAGTTTAAATTCAATACAAAAATAGACTCCATTGATATCGATCTCCACATTCGTAAGGAAAGCCAAAGATAACTCCCTCATAGTCTTGGCCATATTAAGGAAATGGGATGATGGATATGGTGCAAGTTGACCCATGGCTTCCCAAGTATCTTTCATGGGAAAATTTATATCTACACTAGTGTCCACTAATATATCATGTAAGAAGAAGACTTTAAAATATGTCTAGATTATTTTATACACATTACCTAGCTAACATTACCTTCATTAGGTGCACAAGTTATCAAAATTTTGGATCATCTTGCAACACCAATGTTTCCAGCAACTTCTTAAATTTTACGAGAACACCTCCATCATGGGGAAACTTCAAAATCATGTATCCTACACCCACTTCATCACACTTGAAACTGTGTTCTTCAACAACTTCATGTTGTAGTATGTAGAGCATCTAAGCCACATCTTAATAGAGTTGAAATTGAGCTTTTGTTCCTATGGATTCACATGGGTCCATTCTAGTGGCCTCTTCTTACATAGGCCATGGTTGCTCTAATGGAATCATAATGCACATGATGGTATGGTACTCCCTATTCTTCTCTTGTTGATATGTGTCACTTTGAGTTAGGACCTACTAAACAAGTCTTTTTGGAGCCATATATGACAACATGATCCTTTTAGATCATTTGCATAGACTTGTATGATTTCATTTAATAGACAAATACTAGGAAATCTTTAATTTTATGGTCTCCATCATAATATCAACAAAAGGGGAACTTTGAACATATATCCTTTAGGTATGGCTCTATTCATTACAATTATTAAAAATAATCATGTAAGATCACCAAGCACCTTCCCCACCACCTTGTCCTCCATACCCACAACATCTAGAGTTTCAAccttggtatttttggttgttctATAATTTGGGCAACAACTAACCTCAAATAGTCATTATTGATTTACGGATTTATTCTTTAAGCACCTTATCCACTCTATAAGCAATGGTGTCCTATATTATACTACATACTGAAAATTGATGGTCACCCCTAGTAGTACCTGTAATAATCCACAAGAAGAAGTTTTATGTGCTTCCTAGTATATGGCACATTGGAGCATGCACACAACTACATGAAACATAGAGTGTCATATTGCTTAGGCTCTCACCACTAGATAATTGATTGTCATATGCACCTTACTTTGGCACCCTATTCACAAGAGGCTTCTTTTAGATTGCCCTACACACTACTTTAGATTTGAGTCACCATTTGCCCAATCTTCTTTTTGAGGCATGCAATGGAATATGACTGTGCTTCTCCTAGAATCTCTTATCAAAGTGTGGCCTCAAGAACCTCTTTCTAAGTGGATTTCACACATTGCACTAATTCCCTATAGATGTGCATTATCACTTCATTGATAAACCACTATTTCATTATGACATCATCTATAACTTCTAGACTGACTCAAAATGTTGATCAGACATGTACACATTGACTTTTATTTACTACCCTTTAGTGTAGTTATGTTCTAGTATGACATCTCTAGATAGTGAGATTCTCTAAGGAAATTGGTCTCGGGAAATCACCCAGGTTAGTCAAGAGTGATTATCTTGCTTGATTTTTGATAAACTCTAAAAATTCTGCTGGAGTACTCAATCTGCTTTGCTGTTTTCTTGTTTAGCCAAATATAGCATAGAAAATTTAATGGCTGGCATGGTCGACCCTTCAAATATAAGCCCTACATGTGGAGGGGTGAAGCAAAAGCAAAAGCATTTATTCTTGTTATGATGTGGGCATGGGCATGTAAAGATGATACGTGTGGGCAATCAGAGTGGATAATAGGGCTTCTCCACATTATGGAATTGCAATGCCCCTGTGCCTGCGTAAAATCCCTGTTATGGAAGGCGTGAGATACTCCCTTCCCAACACCACTGATGAAGCGGTCGTCATCACCATGATGAGTGAGCCCAATGCCCATAGCATGACCTGCTCAACGCACGCGCGCCCCTCCATTTCCTCCTCTATAAATCGCCACTCCTCCACCACATTCCTCGCATCCTAACAAAACTCCAACAACCCGCTTGGACAACATGCCATTTCTTTGTACCCAAAGGTACAACAATTTCTTGTTAGCTGCTTTttatgactgtgactgtgtttgtCTGGTATTTGGGTAATGTAGGCCATAATTCGTTGAGATGTTTGTGTTGGCAAAGTTGGCGCTGTAGCTACAAAGCTGGACATGCTCATGCGACAGAGCATGGCAATTAAAGCTCCAGAATGCTTATCCGTTTGTCCACGCCCACGATCACTTCTACAGTTCTACTTCTCCCTGAACGCCTATGTCACTCTGTATCAATCTCCCTTCTTGTCATCCGTTTCCAAACTTTTGGCCCCCTTCCCCTctacatatttttgagctctttcTTCTGCTATACTGCTCTTAAGTTTTTTGTGCAATTTCTTTGTGCTTGTGAATGTTTTTCCAGCAAATGGAAGTGGGTAACTTGAGCTCTTTCTTCCAACTCTACTTGTTGGTGAATCGGGAGGCTCACCTTGCTTCTGTTTAGTGTTAACCATTTCCTTTTATAAAAACCACTTGGGTTTTGCTTGTACAATGTTTAGGCAATATACTACTGCTGCTATTTTTCTCACTTACTATGCTTACAGCACATGAGCAATAGATTAGATTCCCAATGCTTCTCCACATCCACAAAACACAGTAGGATTTTGGGCTCATCTCTGTATTTGATGTGGAATGCCATAATTGTATAGCATTGAATGGGTCTGTCGATTTTAGATTATAATGCTTTGTGTTTGGGTAACTTTTTATGATTCAGGGGCAGACGACAATGCTGTAATGGAGAAGAGAGGAAAGTGCATGATCATCCGTGTATCGCATTATGATGGAGAAAGTAAGGACGTTGGACCCTGCGCCTTCATCGACATATTACTTACTGTAAACTCTAATGTGAGTAATCCACAGAGCTGTGGTGCCTTACTCGTAGATTAAAGAGGATGTTTCATTTTCGCTGTGTAAATAATAATGAGGCATGTGTTGTGCAGTGTGTGAAAAAGCCTTCCGGAGCTGCTCTGTTTTGGCAAACCTGAAGTGCCCGAGTCTTGGAATAGTTGATAAAATGGCTGGTGGAGGAGTTGGGGGAACAGAGGCCGTGCCTTTTGAAGGGTTCGAGAAGAGGCTGGAAATGGAGTTCGAATTCATGGCAGAAGCAGAGGCATGGAAGGGCAAATCATTAGGGCTCAGAGGTCTGAGTGTGGCAGACTTGAGGGCAATTCTGAGGGAGGCCCAGTGCAGCATAGTGGCTGGGCTGAGCAATGCCCTGTTCGACTCATATGTTCTGTCGGAATCAAGCTTGTTCATATACCCATTGAAAGTGGTGATAAAGACATGCGGCAGCACACAGCTCCTGAAAGCAATCCCTCCGCTTCTGTCCCATGCAACCCAGATGTGGTTGAGCGTGAGAGGATGCAGATACAGCCGAGGGAGCTTCCTTTTCTCCGCCGCTCAGCCCTTCCCTCACGGCAGCTTCGCTGAGGAAGTCGAATTCCTGGACCGCCACTTCCCCACGCTCGCCACCAAAGCATCCTATGTAATGGGCAACGACAATGAGTCGACGAACATGAGATGGCATGTCTATAGTGCAGTGAGAAAGGATGAGGAGTCTCTTCGTCCGAACTACACAGTGGAAGTATGCATGAGGGATCTTGACAAAGGGGCAGCTGCCCATTTCTTCAACAAGACCTCAAATGAGATGACAGAGGCGTCAGGCATTGATACTCTGCTTGGAAACTGTGAAATTTGTGATTTCGCCTTTAACCCATGTGGGTACTCCATGAACACCACAGAAAGAGGCGGCGCTGGCTATTCGACCATCCATGTCACTCCCGAGGAGGGTTACAGCTATGCCAGTTTTGAACTCATGGATTACGACCTAACCACTCTGAATATGCAACACCTCTTGAACCGGGTTGCCGCCATTTTCAATCCTTCCACTTTCTCCATCTCTCTGTACACAAACCGCCGCATTCAATCCATTCACTCACTTTCCCCTCGCCCTACCAATTACCAATGCCAATCCTCTACCCGCCGCCAACTTCCTGCTGGTGGGCTGCAAGTTTTTCACACATTCACCAAGCAAAACGACACAAATTGCAGTGCCCACAAAGTCCCCCTGCCACTGTTTCCCAAGGAGATCGGgacagaggcagaggcagaggaagatGCAGAGGAGGGCAGTTTGAAGGGCATAAATAAGAACATATGCTATCGAATACAGTGCTGCGGAATGGATGCTGCTTCCCTGCAGGCAGATGCAATATCTTCTTCTGCGGCGGCTGCTGTGGACATAGGAAGAAAGTATTGATACAAATCTTCCTGCCAGATGCTCACGTGAGGTTGGGGTGGAGTTGTGGTGGGGTTTCATGAATTTAATATGAATCGTACAGATTTTTGGTGTCCGGCTTTGTGCAACAAAGCTCAACTAAATGTCTTGTCGATGTTCCAGTTTTTGGCTCTCGATGTTCAAAATTTTCATATCCATTGGACAGAGTTACTGTGGGACATTCTCTTCGTACGGCACAAAAATTGGCGTGCCTTACTATTTTTGGCCTGCTAAGCATAATATGTGTTTGAATTTGATGTTAATAGTCAAGCTGATAATGAACAAAACAGCTTTAAAACCATGAACATTCCTTGGAGTAATATGATAAAATCATTACTTGTTTCTATGCCCATTTATCTGCAAACAAGAAAGAAAGTGCTTGCTAACTCAAAACCATGAATGAGATGATATCGCTTCATTCTTCTGCACATTTCGTTTAGTTTTAGATGAGACGGATGTATGTTTGTGCATTTCGGACTCAACAGAGATGGACTTTGGACAAAGCTATGGCAGTTATATTTTTTATGGAGGGGTTATTTAGAATTTTTTTAGCAGCTGTTTGTTGATAAAATTTATTAGTTTTTATTAGTCCGAGGTTTTATAAACTTTAGTAATTAATGATATTGGGTTTAGAGGATAGTGTTTAAAATGGGCAGTTCTACGATTTTTTGAAAAAagtaatgttaaaaaaaaaattattaaaatttattctAAATATTACTGactagaattcaaaattcaaattccagCAGGCATTCACTAATAGTTAAGGGACCAAAAATTAGAAGCTATTTTCTATGTTAAAATTTTGATTAAATTTATAAGATTGATTTTTTAATTACACTGTCTCATTTCTCCATGATTTTAAATTCTAATGTCTCCTACATGAGACAACATCCTTAGACAAAACTATAACAATTGCTAACCTTTGCCATGATGCTTGTTTATGTTATAaaagctttaaaaaaaaattggcgaATGAATATGAAATGTGGAAAAAGTAAACTACATTACTTAATATAAGTAAAGTCTTTAGTTTACTGATTTGTTGAACATAAATCATTAATGTTTAAACTTAACAATAATAGTAACAACATAATTGTTGCAAGTAGGAAAACCATTTTAGatgatttccttcttcttttcaATAAAATTACATATGTATCCTATTTAAATTAGGTTCTTTAATACATTATTAATGATAAACAATTTAGGGGGTTGGGGACCTAGCTTGATTGTCGAGAGCTTCCAGTAGTGGAGCACGAGGTCACAAGGTCTAGTCCCCACCCAACCCACGTGGTACCGGAGGACGTGTTGTGCCAACGTCATcgatcatgttaaaaagtttacccgACGCACTGCAGTTTATAGGGGGGTCCTATACTCAATTCCCGCAGTctaaaaaaaatgataaacaaTTTAGGAGCTATAAAATAAAAACTTGGTATTATATAATCTAAATGCTAATAAAAATGTTGAAGAAATAGAGgaatacaattttttttggatgaaTCAAATCTAAGGTGAAAATTTGTTAATAGGTGAACTGAGAGCCTTTTTTGACATAAAGACAATGTAAATGCTTAAAATTGCATAGAAATATATTATACTCTGATGATGATTCCATAGCCTAGCACATAACAGGGGTTATGAAAACACTTCCTTAGTTCATATAGCCTCAATGAAAATGTGTAGTCAATCCCTAGGACCCTTCTTGAATCTCAttttatgtttctagatcatgtatGTACTTGTGTGTCTCATTGTCTAGCGAGAAAATTGTGTTTTGAACTTTTAAGTAGCATGATCACCCTTATTGCATCAAATTGCCTAGGATATCTCAAAATTTTGTGGTGATATTTACTAGCAAGATAGGCAATATAGTATTTTTGTTGGTGCATGAAACTTCCGAACCTAACCACTTTGTTCCAATTTTTTACTCCTAAATTGAGTTACCCTTCCAATTGCATCCATGTCTAGAAAACTATATGAGGTGTGTTGTACACAATAATATTTAGTTGTGGTGCATTGTAGAGATGTGGATACCACATGGGTTAGACATTCTTGGGGACACTTGCATGTTATATGAGATATTGGGATAAAAATTATTGGTGTAACATCAAGAAAATATTTAAAGTCATATATTCAATTTGGTgccatgggtaagtgcacaaagatggtggtcaaaagggggggtataagtggacacttttttttttttttttttctaaaatcaggtgaacctgaacttggaggcaaaatttgaaagtcatccactcaagatatgaagataatcaaagaacaaatattgtagtactctgaatctagtttccaaactattaaaatttttcaaaattggataagattaagggggtcaaatccttcgcacatgaAAAACAGACCTTGactttttctgaaaaacataacatagtatttgacgtgcgcatcaaaaaagtcatagttagatttagtattttgacaaatcctttggcagaaagatagttaagagtgagcactataagatgtctatttttttgtaattttttgtagagcatttgtttttttatgatttttccaatcgagcacatcttgaaaattaggtacatgttcgtgtgcgaaacataagttgcactaaacaaatcaaaatacaattttttgtttttaaattgtaaagaatcaagtgcactacaataatgtaTAAAGTTTTTTATATTTGGATAAGTAtatctgtagtacccctgccctaatcaatttctaatctcggtttaatcttggtcagtttatcgtaatataatgttatagtcagatgtttgatttaatgcatagttgttgatgtggttttcgcactagttgtatgcaagttgtttagtgttcctatttcgtggtattaatatcgggctaacgctttcattaagtttatatatgtatgcatgtatgactcttggttgcaggagatttcaggtacaatgccgcatgagtgcgaggttcatcttcacctggatttgcaggtttgagtgtacctctttaatccttagagttggattaggtggtcgtaggaccctagttgaccatagccgtgctcaagtgagcatcgtcagttgtcgtcggtattcccttttgttgggtttgcgagtcgtttgtttggttgactttcttggtttgcgtgcttggtgtgtatggttaaattgattaattagtccttagtattcaatttgattaaatatgtatttgtgcattagagattaatggactaaattaatcgggatttcgttatgcgattatcgttgatattggattgctcatcttaaattgggagtaagttcaattaaatggttgattttgaatattaaatgcattttgtatatgttgttgaaaaagaaagatttaaatttaattgcaatataattaataaggttaaatttcagttgagtgagaaaatcaattttaaatgggaaaagcaattcaatttattgatatagttggaaaagaattatttttaaataaaaattttaattccaaaaaaatgaaattttggtcaactcttccttataacctagactttttggaaattttggaggattgatatttttggaaaaatgtttgttgaaaaaaatatttttggatgaaaatttgggggttttggaggaggagaaatctcttgagcctgcaggttgggctcctcactaaatcttttccaggattgctataagaggtaagattttggtttatattttggttctttgcttatcataaattgttttggattttgaagaaatctgtttgtggagtttaaaaataaataaaaatctcagCTATTGGGAAAAAATGATACAGTTGTGATTGTAATTCCAATCCAATCTCTTCttgttctatttccatttcaattctggattatggttgctctggttgttttttttaaaattcaaagataaacttgagattggctgttcttcaatgaaatttgttaaaattctaagTTAATGCTTTCACATTCAAGTTTTTTATCAGAGATATTTGCCTGTTGGTTGATATATGAATGTTATTCAATCTTATTTGGCCAATATGCTGTGGGTattggagaaattttcccctttcctgatctgggtatttttatattgcaaatgggagaataaaaaaaaaatttatttatttcagtctctgtgagactgtgttTTCTTTTTGCTATGTATGAATTTTACTAACagcaaattttagaaaaaaaaattaaaaaaattaaataattgttaATTGTTAGGGAGCTGCGTATCCCATTGGGATAGCAGCGCACCCCAAGGGGTGCTGCGTGCTTTCCTTTGGGAACAACAGCGCTCCCTTTGGGATGCTGCATGCTCCCttgggaagcagcgcttccccTTTGGGGCTGCGTGAGCTCCCATGGGGACCACGTGGGGTCCACATGGAAACCCCTGCCCCCctttttaatttgtaatttttttttattattttttttagttaaaaataaataaattaataaatgaatttattagtttaaaagttttttttataaagtgtttaattaattattaattaatattaatatatatttatcaatgggaagaaatgtatatatgttgattaatacttaattggattattgtgcaatattaaataataattgtgtatattttattaaccgtagggttataaatatttatgaattaatatttaatccttttggacctataatattaggggagcatcttttgaaaaagatgaaatattgtttatattggaaaaattttcgagataaaacatactttattcaagaatatatattgtttgaagattttaatgatatAGGCCATCTGGAGATGTTAGAGATGAATATTTAAcccttggacattatgaatttaaacgatgtgctattggaaatttaattaagtatcatttgggaaaattgtttagttactgatattctcatttagtaaatgaatggttaatttatatttttcctctgtttgagaaatagacaatggtactattgcaaattgtgatattgtattcaccttgcaatgatgatttcctgctagtgtatttttggaaacatagatcatgtagaaaacttgatcgaattttaatgtttagatcattcggaaaagattgtatctgctgaatattacctatgcgagtttaatttatgtattcgcttttgcttatgtaatggcaagtcatgctttgtttgataggtccctgtcgtatggattgattaggggtacctgttttagtcctcggttccaagttgactgttgttttgtggtggtgtcgtacttggtcatatcctttgtgtgggtgtcgaatgatgattcgtggtggaccatagttggtcaggtctctagttagagtaccgtcagtagtgtacctcttttgagtcatgtttgaccaaatggtggatttctccattttgaactccgttcgtctgaccatgtgtattccttggtttttgagttcgtctgagtatagtctagtgtcgtatgggaaagtggctttcgattgggggccgcgcccaaagtggctgttgggtaacccttcgaaagtgagtctaataagtgataacctaacaatagattagaatgtaatctctaagtaagatattgtgcctcacacatgggacgagtgctaacatagacccgacatgctgtgagaaggcctgaaatggcaatccatcatccttgtcttcacgagaggatgtgtgggtccacatgaggcttggatgggccggaggctcggattaggttgctagggtaacccagtgtatggggccgggacctatgaagacttgccatggtaactgtaccaggttgtgtgatgacacttgtccctacgttcgctagtgtgttgtcattttgtcctgttaggagcacttttgtgggtcaccctattgtctttacccttgtgagtacctggtttcatgttagaccttgggtggtgatgactcagttttggggATGCTCTCCTGgatctttgttttagctttgattatgttcagctagatccttttcttttcagggatcgtttatgtattaattgaccgatgtggtcgtttgtatattgtttatgtttcaccttgatggcaggattgtaaatggtgtaacctcttgtattcctaactttattaattatcagaggggtcttgcagttgagcagacccggagatgtagccctttaggggtgaactccgagatcattatggtgttatgtgatgttattctcttatgttcccttattcaactttatcttgtatgaatagcttatgttggaatgtataagtggataagatggaattaactttaaatgcttatattcagtcctttcttgaatgccattttgatcgaatgcataagtggtttagatgagatttatcgtagatgcatgtatgcaatcgtcttttaaaatgcattaaattggaatatgaaagaatgtaacttagagtaatggaatatattcagttgttgttaggaattttaagtatgcttgaaaagatctcatatgtttatgatgaaattctagtgtgttagaatattagatgaatggcttgtattttaatgaaaagcttgaatgaagattatgaatagatcttaatggatgaatctttgcttgtgatttatatttccatcttctgaaagaaattatcctgattaagaattatctcgttattaagataattagcttattggattaattgtgtgagttaagtgaattgttaaatttaagtaatctcattgggaaactctttaggtgttagttgatgtcttccgctatgtgatctaaatctttgatatcttgttgtatcttaatgtggtgtaactttaaaaaaaataaaaattattgcactctattcttgtgttttggcttatcccttcggggtttcctggcggggcattacaatatcaaaagttattaaaaaaatggtgtacctatgtttgtgagaactatggagacactggtaaaagaaattcaataataatgttattgttgttcaattttttttaagaaaattagttagaaagcttagaagatgggtgaaaatatggtggcaattttagaaatacccacttgatgaagtgtaaacctaatgatgacaaagtcgagaaaccaagttgataaaataaaacacgtcaaaaagaaGGGAAATGGAGCGAAataaaacttccaaaccgtagctttgctatctaggcctatttccaagcctaaatagtcaaaagcgtgtacaaggtacctatggtataaaaagtgtgtatggggtacttatggtgtaagtgttggcatatgcacactccaatgagacactgtatgtgattgaaggttttgtcattgatggcaaccttacaatcctatggtaccggcaaggcattacac contains the following coding sequences:
- the LOC131026909 gene encoding S-adenosylmethionine decarboxylase proenzyme 3; translated protein: MAGGGVGGTEAVPFEGFEKRLEMEFEFMAEAEAWKGKSLGLRGLSVADLRAILREAQCSIVAGLSNALFDSYVLSESSLFIYPLKVVIKTCGSTQLLKAIPPLLSHATQMWLSVRGCRYSRGSFLFSAAQPFPHGSFAEEVEFLDRHFPTLATKASYVMGNDNESTNMRWHVYSAVRKDEESLRPNYTVEVCMRDLDKGAAAHFFNKTSNEMTEASGIDTLLGNCEICDFAFNPCGYSMNTTERGGAGYSTIHVTPEEGYSYASFELMDYDLTTLNMQHLLNRVAAIFNPSTFSISLYTNRRIQSIHSLSPRPTNYQCQSSTRRQLPAGGLQVFHTFTKQNDTNCSAHKVPLPLFPKEIGTEAEAEEDAEEGSLKGINKNICYRIQCCGMDAASLQADAISSSAAAAVDIGRKY